The DNA region GGACGTCGAGGTCGTAAGGACTCGTGAGGTCTTTTGCCATCGCGCCGATCCCGCGGGCGTGGCCACCCAGCTTGTCTTCGGCAGCCAGAAGAGTCTGGCGGAGGTCGATGGCGAACTGTTCGGCGAACTTCCAGTGCGGCTGTCCCTGGTGCCGCGCCAGGTCCGGATCCTCCGGCCGCCGCCGAAGTGAAAAGCCCGCAAATCCCCGGCGCACGCGAGTAACATTTCCACGGGAACGCGAGTGTTCATCCATGGCCGACGCGACTCTTACCGGCGCCGTGCTCTCTCTCACTCTCTTCGACGTCTGCGAAGAGATCGATCTGGAGCGACTGGGCGCGATTCTCAGCGCTCCCCGGGTAGAGACCGCGTTCAAGCACTCCGCGCCGGAATATGTCCGCTTCGAGAGACCTCCGGTCCTGGAGCATGTGGGCGATGTGCTGCTCACGACCGGCGATCGCGTACACGCCGACCTGAAGTACTACGATTACGGCGTGGTGAGCGTGACCCTGGAGCGCCCCTTCAGCGGGTCGTGGGAAGATCTGCTCAACCTGGCCAAGGATTGGATCTGGAGCCCCACGTTCGAGACTGACGCCACCGCTCTGGTCCGCGAGCGTCTGCGGCGGGCCGCTCCCGCCATGGTGAAGCCGTATCAGCGATTGCTCACCGAAGACTATTTCATCTTCCATGTTTCCGATATCGAAGGGCAGCCCACCGCGGAAGAGCTGGTGGACCAATGCGGCGAGATGATGGCGCGCATCGTCCGCGGCGAACCGCGTCCTCTCTCGAAGGCGGAGGTCGGCGAGATCCTGCAGTCCACCATTTCTTACTATCCCAACGACCTGGCCGTCATCGGCTGGAACGCGGCGTTCGTCTACGACGCGGCCGCCAACGGGACCATTCAGCTCCTCGAATACGCCAACTCCCAGCTCCTGGAATTCCGCCACTACGACGAGCTCCTGACCCAGGAACTGCAGCGCGTCTACCACTCGCTGGAACAGGGAACCGGGGTCATCCACCGCTGGAAGATGGCGCGCGAGGCATCGCGCCTGAACACCGTCCGCCTGGACGTGACGGAGATCGCGGAACGCGCCGACAACGCCATTAAGTTCCTCAGCGATATGTTCGCGGCACGCCTCTATCGCCTGGCCGCGGCCAAGGTCGGCGTCCCCGATTACAAGAGTCTGGTCAACAGCAAGCTGCGGACGGGGGAGGAACTGTACCGCTTCATGGTGGACGAGTTCCACCAAGGCCGGGCTTTCGTCCTGGAGCTGATCGTGGTCATCATCTTGGTTGTCGAGCTGGTCGCCCTCTTCCTTGGCAAGATGTGAGCGCCCCACTTTCCAGTTAGCCCCGACCCCGCTCACCCGGAAGTTTTCGAATCCTTTTCCCAGTTCGGGAAATCTGAGAACTGAACCCGATGAACGCGCAGCTTCTCCGGCTGCGTGTTTGTCGGGTTGCTCACTAGCGATAGAGGTTTCCATGGCAAGGCGGATGATCTTAATGCTGTCGGTTGCGGCCCTGGTCATTACCGGCCTCGGTTTTGTGAAGTTTCGTCAGGTGAAAGCGGCGGTTGCGGAACACGCTGCCTTCCAGCCTCCCCCAGAGGCAGTCACGACCATCGCTGCCCGCCAGGACGAATGGCCGGCCACCCTGAGCGCCATCGGGAGCGTGGTCGCGGTCCGTGGAGTCACGGTCAGTGCCGACCTGCCCGGCATCGTGGAGCGCATCTCGTTCGATTCTGGAAACGCGGTCAAGGAAGGCGCCGTCCTGGTGCAGCTCGACACCAAGCAGGAGCGCGCCCAATTGGCCGACGCCGAAGCCCAGCGTGATCTTGCCCGCGCCAACTATGCCCGCGCGCAGGAACTGGTGAAGGCAGGCGTCATTTCGCGGGTGGAGTACGATCGCGCTACCGCCGACCAGCGGCAGACCGACGCCAAAGTCGCCGAGATCCGCGCCATCATCGAGCGCAAGACCATCCGCGCCCCGTTTTCCGGCATCCTCGGCCTCCGCCAGGTGAACCTGGGCCAGTACCTTTCCGGGGGCAGCCCGGTGGTGCCGCTGCAGTCGCTCGATCCCATCTATGTGAACTTTTCCGTGCCCCAGCAGGCCGTGGGACAGCTCCGCGTGGGCCAGGTCCTGCGGGTCACCACCAATGACGACGCCAGGCTGGAATTCAGCGGCCGGGTCACCGCCGTGGACTCCGTGGTGGACGCCGCCACCCGCAATGTCCAGGTCCAGGCGACCCTGGCCAATCCCCAGGGCAAACTGCGTCCCGGCATGTTCGTGCAGACCACGCTCGCCCTGGGCGGCAGCGACACCGTCATCACCCTTCCCACCTCGTCCATCAGCTACGCCCCGTATGGCGACTCGGTCTTCGTCGTGACCGATCTGAAGGGCCCGAACGGGCAGAGCTACCGCGGCGTGCGCCAGACGTTCGTGAAGCTCGGAGCGCAGCGCGGTGACCGGGTTGCCGTTCTTTCCGGCGTGAACCAGGGGGAAGAGATCGTGACCTCGGGCACCTTCAAGCTGCGCAATGGCGCGGCCGTCCAGGCCAACAATAATGTCCAGCCCGGCAATAGCCTGTCCCCCAAGGTCGAGGAGCGCTGATGAAGTTGACCGATTTGTTCATCCGGCGCCCGGTCCTCGCCATTGTGGTCAACCTGGTCATCCTCATCGCCGGGTTGCAGTCCATCCGTT from Terriglobales bacterium includes:
- a CDS encoding efflux RND transporter periplasmic adaptor subunit is translated as MILMLSVAALVITGLGFVKFRQVKAAVAEHAAFQPPPEAVTTIAARQDEWPATLSAIGSVVAVRGVTVSADLPGIVERISFDSGNAVKEGAVLVQLDTKQERAQLADAEAQRDLARANYARAQELVKAGVISRVEYDRATADQRQTDAKVAEIRAIIERKTIRAPFSGILGLRQVNLGQYLSGGSPVVPLQSLDPIYVNFSVPQQAVGQLRVGQVLRVTTNDDARLEFSGRVTAVDSVVDAATRNVQVQATLANPQGKLRPGMFVQTTLALGGSDTVITLPTSSISYAPYGDSVFVVTDLKGPNGQSYRGVRQTFVKLGAQRGDRVAVLSGVNQGEEIVTSGTFKLRNGAAVQANNNVQPGNSLSPKVEER